The Prinia subflava isolate CZ2003 ecotype Zambia chromosome 2, Cam_Psub_1.2, whole genome shotgun sequence genomic sequence ATTCCCTTTTCTTTATTCCCTTGTTACTTTactaattaaaatatattataaaagCCTTCTTCCAATAACAGCTTTTCAGACACCTTTGTTTACAAAAAGCTTCCATAATAGTACCAAAACAATAAATAACATACCCCAAAAAAAAGTACCAAGGAGGAGTGGGTGTAAACTCCTTGACTAACAAAACTGCATCATAGCAAGAACTATATTCACTCATCAGTATAAGAAAGAGAAGacataaatgaaaatactgtttttaaactgaaataatttaatagaAGAATCTAATCAGCTCAAATCTCTAGGATTCTGCTATGAACACATTCAACAAATATATATAGAACTCTGTTCAGCGATaatttgtaagaaaaatattcataattttaatacatttttactgTAATGAAACTTGGCAGCAATTGCCATGTCACTCATGACAGAATAGACACCACCAATACGTTATTTTATACagaatttcatttcagaaaaaatgacAAGTTACTGGGTCTTGTTACAGTGAGATTTGAACAACCCCCTTTGAGCAGGACTGGCAAAGGTGTGTGTTAGCAGTTCCCTTCTcaatacaaatgaaaaattaggGATGTTTCCGCAGTAAGTTTCTCAGTTTGATCAGGACAGCTTCAGACCTTGCACGTTTTGTTTCAGATTGAGCAACTCTTTCTCTTGtcttgttttctcctgtttgAAGGCCAGCTTGTTGGCTTTCTTCTCCATTCTGCGTTCCTGTACATAGGAATAATGAGAAATTTACGAAGTAGGAATTAACAGGCAAACAAACCATTCCAATTAACTCTTCTAAATCATGAAAACAACAGCAATCtggaaaataatattatttatagCACTAATTATTAGTAGTCAAATTAATATGTGTACCAACAGGATAAACATCTTTGGTTAGTTGAAGCTTGTAATATGCTGGCAATTTCTGTTCCTAAATAAGACAGCTGGGACTTCATTGTGGCCAATTAGgattttccaatttctttcagaTACTTTTCACTTTGTGTGATCTGAGACATcataattatttcctttttactcTAGATTGTAAGGAAATCTGATGTTCCCTCAGAAGGTGTATCAGCAGCAGTGGCCACAAAAACAGACACGAAATTTTTGATAGTGGACACCAGTAACAAAAAGTATGATGTTATCTTTCTTtccagtagatttttttttaaagaagcaatAATTAGTTCTTTGAGACCAGCAACTTTTTCCCATCACCTTCAGACACAACAAGTGAGTTTTAAACAGAGTTCGTAAGACAGAATTCAGGTAACACAAGATGCTTTGCAAGGTTTTATTTGCAGTGAGGGGtacctttctctcctcttttattGCCTGCTTCCTGGCTTTGCGATCCTCTTTGCTCTCAGCTTTGGAACGAGGCTGTGTTGATGCTCTTGGCAGGTCACTGCCATTTATCATTTGCATGCGCTCCACCTGCTTGGCAGTGAGACCTTTCTGAGGCAAGACGTGCAGGGGAATTCCAGTCTTCTGAGAAATCTTTATTGGCTTGGGCTAAAATAGAGAGTGCATATGAATTAGTGGCTCCTAGCTTTCTCTCCAAGAATTGCACATGGCACTGCCTTATCATGTAAAAACTTCAGATCCAGATTTAACAATAATAAATGTTACATCTCCTCATACTATATTTAACTCCCTCACAAAAACACACATTAATCCCAAAGCAAGAAATCAAAACATCTGTGACAAAATCTGGCCTTCCAGAACAAGAcaaacaattttttccttttatttaaatattactgaaaaaataaagaacttaAGTAGTCACTTAATATTCCTTTATAAGCTTGCAAGAAGAAGGTTTCATTTCTAATTTGGGGATATCAAGCCATGCTCTAATGATGGGAAACATATGGAAGACCAAAGAACTAGAATAAATTGTTTCAGACCACAGGAAAATAAACCTGAACAAATATGTGGCTGTGAGACAGATTACTCAAAGGTGTCTCACAGATAACAACAAAGGAAATTCCTTGCTCTATTTCTGCCTAGCTATTACAGAAATTTTGAATTGACTCAGTTTTCCTtctaataagaaaaaatatatccaAACTCTTCCTTAGTGAAGAAATAATATCAAAGCCCTCCCCAACCCTCATTTCTGTTCCCTGTCTTTTAAACAGATACTCATTGAGAAAACACATTTATCTCAAGTTTTCCCTGTGTTATTCATCAGAGTAAGTTTGATAATTTTACCTTTGATGGCTCCTTAATAAGTGTGGGGTGATTGTATAAGTTTGAATAGGTACCTAagtcacaaagaaaaaagaaagtagtCAAGAAAGGCTtgcaaacagaaattattaattgTACTGCTACTTAGGTTTTGGAAATTCCTCCTGTTGTGCTCAGAGAATAAACCTTATTACCAGATGCACTTTCAGGAAAGTTCTGAAATCACCTATTATTTACTTCGAAATCCTAAGAACAAATCAACAAACTCCAAAATACTTACTCAAAATGGATTCACAATCCCACTTTTCTTTTGGCTCCTCAATAACTACAGTTActatttcctccttttcttcctcacttTCTTCATTTGCAGGAGAGTCCAAATCTTCATCAGGTTCAAGAGCATCCAACTTCACACAACTTTGAAAAagttcagagaagaaaaaaaaaatgatttatCTCTTCTTGAAAATGTATAATTATGTAAGCCCAGACTCCCTTAAGCAAAGCCCCAGACCCAAGAAAACTATTTCCAGTGAAATTTGCAACAAAAAATGAAGTTTCCGTAAGTCAGCATCCCCAAACTAAATACATTAGGAGAAAGACAGTCAACAAAAGAAGTATTTCTGCTTACATTAAGTTcaacaaaattatacaaaaggAGCATAACCTACTCAAACCAACAAAAATCCTCCACTCCATTTTATCATACAAATGGATAATACTCATATGCAGCTGCTTATATTGTGGGATGCAGTCTTTGAGTACATGAACTTGAAACAACACCCCCCAAATTTCAGTATAAACAGAGGATTACAGAACTACTTATGTGAAGCAGTACTTCTGGGAATACACActtctttgctttctctttgtaGTAATCATCCAGGACTTCCTGCAACCGAGCATTGTCTGTGTTAATGTAGCCCTCTAACTCCACGTTATCTAAGGCTCCAATCTCATCTTCATCAAACTGCtcataaaactaaaataaagaaGTGGATATCTGTAATTAGACCACATTTGTCATGCAACTTCTTGATAGCTTAAAGAAGAGACacacatttccttttgtttgcctctttttcctctcccctcccattTGCTGAACAACTGCCAAACACATCTGGAGTAGGATTTCCTCCTTACAGTCAGTATTCTTTCTGCATGGGACTCACAATcttataataatatataaatcaGCTTCTAGAAAACGTTTTTTATTCTGATGCGTTATTTCAATCTATGCTTTAAGAATTCTGTCACCGCTCAGAACAAAAGTTACACCCTATTTCCACCGCTCTGTCATCAGTTCATGAATGTATACTTTACTAGGGACCTGTAAATGGTTTGCTGTGTTGAACTGAGCCACTCAGACAAAATTGTAACATTAATTATGAATGCTCATACAGTCATTGGGATAATTTTGTTTACCTCCATCAATGCTAGGCCTTTCAATAGCAATAAATACCACAACCTAGGTGACATAAGCCTCTAAATGTACCCAGTATTAAATGCAGAATACATGCAAAGGGCAGTGGCTTGATGCACTGACTGCTAAAAGCAGTAAAATCTGCACAGGTATGCAGCATGTTGCCTGATGAAATGAATCAACAGACAAAGAAGCCTTTAACACCCTTCAGTTACACTCTTGAGCTGCCTCACCTTCTCAAATCTGTCATCCAACAGGGTTAACTGCTCATTCCGTCTTATTACTGAAGATGTCATAGAATACTCAGTGAAACGACTCCTGGTTTCTTCCTGCATAAAAAGGAATTCTTTTGTCCGTCCATTAACCTCATCATCTGACAAAGGACCTTCTGAACCATAATCATTatcagtactgcagctctccttttCATCACTATCATCTTCCATATCTTCCCATTCATCTTCATCCTCAGCATCTGGTCCCCTGAACAGAAGTACAAAACAGTTTTAGAATAATACATGGACCTTTACATAGCTCGGACTATGCTGGGTTATCTGAAACAATTTGGCAACAACAAGTTTAAATCTTGAGTGAGACTTCTGTCTGAGAGCTGAAAGCATTGCTGGCTGGATCATGCATCTGTGCACTGAGactgaagttatttttatattcagcTATATA encodes the following:
- the LTV1 gene encoding protein LTV1 homolog isoform X2 gives rise to the protein MPHKKKKPFIEKKKAVTFHLVHRSQRDPLAADDTAPQRVLLPTQKGHEERRREEQRKYGVFFDDDYDYLQHLKEASGPSELVPSVRGQQSRIVITSEGHIEDEIQRISAPSIKLPSSVFATEFEEDVGLLNKAAPVSGPRLDFDPDIVAALDDDFDFDNPENILEDDFVLQANKPQKRGPDAEDEDEWEDMEDDSDEKESCSTDNDYGSEGPLSDDEVNGRTKEFLFMQEETRSRFTEYSMTSSVIRRNEQLTLLDDRFEKFYEQFDEDEIGALDNVELEGYINTDNARLQEVLDDYYKEKAKNCVKLDALEPDEDLDSPANEESEEEKEEIVTVVIEEPKEKWDCESILSTYSNLYNHPTLIKEPSKPKPIKISQKTGIPLHVLPQKGLTAKQVERMQMINGSDLPRASTQPRSKAESKEDRKARKQAIKEERKERRMEKKANKLAFKQEKTRQEKELLNLKQNVQGLKLS